Proteins encoded within one genomic window of Pongo abelii isolate AG06213 chromosome 18, NHGRI_mPonAbe1-v2.0_pri, whole genome shotgun sequence:
- the CARMIL2 gene encoding LOW QUALITY PROTEIN: capping protein, Arp2/3 and myosin-I linker protein 2 (The sequence of the model RefSeq protein was modified relative to this genomic sequence to represent the inferred CDS: inserted 1 base in 1 codon) → MAQTPDGISCELRGEITRFLWPKEVELLLKTWLPGDGAVQNHVLALLRWRAYLLHTTCLPLRVDCTFSYLEVQAMALQETPPQVTFELESLRELVLEFPGVAALEQLAQHVAAAIKKVFPRSTLGKLFRRPTPASMLARLERSSPSESTDPCSPCGGFLETYEALCDYNGFPFREEIQWDVDTIYHHQGCRHFSLGDFSHLGSRDLALSVAALSYNLWFRCLSCVDMKLSLEVSEQILHMISQSSHLEELVLETCGLRGDFVRRLAQALAGHSSSGLRELSLAGNLLDDRGMAALSRHLERCPGALRRLSLAQTGLTPRGMRALGRALATNTAFDSALTHLDLSGNPGALGASEDSGGLYSFLSRPNVLSFLNLAGTDTALDTVRGCSXGGWMTGRADWRAGRGGLGPPAGVANSLPPQLFAALSRGCCTSLTHLDASRNVFSRTKSRAAPAALQLFLSRARTLRHLGLAGCKLPPDALRALLDGLALNTHLRDLHLDLSACELRSAGAQVIQDLVCDAGAVSSLDLADNGFGSDMVTLVLAIGRSRSLRHVALGRNFNVRCKETLDDVLHRIVQLMQDDDCPLQSLSVAESRLKLGASVLLRALATNPNLTALDISGNAMGDAGAKLLAKALRVNSRLRSVVWDRNHTSALGLLDVAQALEQNHSLKAMPLPLNDVAQAQRSRPELTARAVHQIQACLLRNNRADPASSDHTTRLQPLGLVSDPSEQEVNELCQSVQEHVELLGCGAGPQGEAAVHQAEDAIQNANFSLSILPILYEAGSSPSHHWQLGQKLEGLLGQVGEVCRQDIQDFTQATLDTARSLCPQMLQGSSWREQLEGVLAGSRGLPELLPEQLLQDAFTRLRDMRLSITGTLAESIVAQALAGLSAARDRLVESLAQQATVTMPPALPAPDGGEPSLLEPGELEGLFFPEEKEEEEEKDDSPPQKRPELSHGLHLVPFIHSAAEETEPEPELAAPGEDAEPQAGPSARGSPSPATPGPPAGPLPRMDLPPAGQPLRHPTRARPRPRRQHHHRPPPGGPQVPPALPQEGNGLSARVDEGVEEFFSKRLIQQDRLWAPEEDPATEGGATPVPRTLRKKLGTLFAFKKPRSTRGPRPDLETSPGAAPRTRKTTFGDLLRPPTRPSRGEEPGGAEGDTSSPDPARRSRPRYTRDSKAYSMILLPAEEEATLGARPDKRRPLERGETELAPSFEQRVQVMLQRIGVSRGSGGAEGKRKQSKDGEIKKAGSDGDIMDSSTEAPPISIKSRTHSVSADPSCRPGPGSQGPESATWKTLGQQLNAELRSRGWGQQDGPGPPSPGQSPSPCRTSPSPDSLGLPEDPCLGPRNEDGQLRLRPLSAGRRAVSVHEDQLQAPAERPLRLQRSPVLKRRPKLEAPPSPSLGSGLGTEPLPPQPTELSSPERSPPSPATDQRGGGPNP, encoded by the exons ATGGCCCAGACCCCCGACGGCATCTCCTGTGAGCTGCGAG GCGAGATCACCAGGTTCCTGTGGCCCAAAGAGGTGGAGCTGCTGCTGAAAACCTGGCTACCCGGGGATGGTGCTGTGCAAAACCATGTCCTG GCACTGCTACGATGGAGAGCCTACCTGCTGCACACCACCTGCCTCCCGCTGAGG GTGGACTGCACGTTCAGCTACCTGGAGGTTCAGGCCATGGCGCTGCAGGAGACACCCCCTCAG GTCACCTTTGAGCTGGAGTCCCTGCGTGAGCTGGTCCTGGAGTTTCCTGGTGTGGCCGCCCTGGAACAGCTGGCCCAGCACGTGGCTGCAGCCATCAAGAAGGTCTTCCCTCGCTCGACCCTTGG GAAGCTATTCCGGAGGCCCACACCTGCCTCCATGCTGGCTCGGCTGGAGAGAAGCAGCCCCTCGGAGTCCACTGACCCCTGCAGCCCCTGTG GTGGCTTCTTGGAGACATACGAGGCTCTGTGTGACTACAATGGCTTCCCTTTCCGAGAGGAGATTCAGTGG GACGTGGACACCATTTACCATCACCAGGGCTGCCGCCATTTCAGCCTGGGAGACTTCAGCCACCTCGGCAGTCG GGACCTGGCCTTGAGTGTGGCTGCCCTGTCCTACAACCTGTGGTTCCGGTGCCTCTCCTGTGTGGACATGAAGCTG AGCCTTGAGGTCTCAGAACAGATTCTGCACATGATAAGTCAGTCATCACACCTGGAGGAGCTGGTGCTGGAGACCTGCGGCCTGAGAGG AGACTTTGTCCGACGACTGGCCCAGGCGCTGGCGGGACACTCAAGCTCTGGGCTGCGGGAGCTCAGCTTGGCAGGGAACCTGCTGGATGACCGAG GCATGGCTGCACTCAGCAGACACCTCGAGCGTTGTCCAGGAGCCCTGAGGAGACTCAGCCTCGCCCAGACAGGGTTGACACCGCGAG GAATGAGGGCTCTGGGCCGGGCACTGGCCACCAATACCGCCTTCGACTCTGCCCTGACCCACCTGGACCTTTCTGGGAATCCTGGGGCGCTGGGGGCCTCAGAGGACAGTGGG GGCCTCTATAGCTTCCTGAGCCGTCCTAACGTGCTGTCGTTCCTGAATCTCGCAGGCACCGACACCGCCCTGGACACTGTGAGGGGGTGCT GTGGGGGATGGATGACCGGCAGGGCGGACTGGAGGGCGGGACGGGGAGGGCTCGGTCCCCCCGCGGGTGTAGCCAACAGCCTCCCCCCGCAGCTCTTCGCAGCGCTATCCCGAGGCTGCTGCACCAGCCTTACCCACCTCGACGCTTCGAGGAACGTCTTCTCCCGCAC GAAGTCCCGTGCCGCGCCGGCCGCGCTGCAGCTTTTCCTCAGCCGCGCGCGGACGCTGCGGCACCTGGGCCTGGCGGGCTGCAAGCTGCCGCCCGACGCGCTCAG AGCCCTTTTGGATGGCCTCGCGCTCAACACGCACCTCCGCGACCTGCACCTGGACCTCAGCGCTTGCGAG ctGCGCTCGGCCGGCGCCCAGGTGATACAAGACTTAGTGTGCGACGCAGGCGCTGTGAGCTCCCTGGATCTGGCGGATAACG GCTTCGGCTCTGACATGGTGACTCTGGTGCTGGCCATCGGGAGAAGCCGGTCCCTGAGACATGTGGCGCTTGGAAGGAACTTCAACGTCCGGTGCAA GGAGACCCTGGACGACGTCCTGCACCGGATTGTCCAGCTCATGCAGGACGATGATTGT CCTCTTCAGTCTCTGTCGGTGGCTGAGTCTCGGCTGAAGCTGGGCGCTAGCGTCCTACTCCGGGCCCTAGCCACCAATCCTAACCTGACCGCGCTGGATATCAGCGGCAACGCCATGGGGGACGCGGGCGCCAAGTTGCTGGCCAAGGCGCTGCGGGTCAACTCGAGGCTCCG GTCTGTGGTCTGGGACCGGAACCACACATCTGCTCTGGGTCTGCTGGACGTGGCGCAGGCGCTGGAGCAGAACCACAGCCTGAAGGCCATGCCTCTGCCACTGAACGATGTGGCCCAGGCGCAGCGCAGCCGCCCGGAACTGACAGCACGTGCGGTCCATCAG ATCCAAGCCTGTCTCTTGAGGAACAACCGCGCAGACCCTGCCTCTTCTGACCACACGACCCGCCTTCAGCCACTCGGTCTGGTCTCAGACCCCTCAGAGCAG GAAGTGAATGAATTGTGTCAGTCGGTGCAGGAGCATGTAGAGCTGCTGGGCTGTGGGGCTGGGCCCCAGGGTGAAGCCGCTGTGCACCAGGCCGAGGATGCCATCCAAAATGCCAACTTCTCTCTCAGC ATTCTCCCCATTCTATATGAAGCTGGAAGCTCCCCAAGCCATCACTGGCAGCTTGGGCAGAAGCTGGAGGGCCTTCTGGGACAGGTGGGCGAGGTCTGCCGCCAGGACATCCAG GACTTCACTCAGGCCACACTGGACACAGCAAGGAGCCTCTGCCCACAGATGCTGCAGGGATCCAGCTGGAGGGAGCAGCTAGAGGGGGTCCTGGCAGGCTCGAGGGGCCTCCCGGAGCTGCTCCCAGAGCAGCTGCTGCAAGATGCCTTCACTAGGCTCAG GGACATGCGGCTATCAATCACGGGGACCTTGGCAGAGAGCATTGTGGCTCAGGCTTTGGCAGGCCTGAGTGCAGCCCGGGATCGGCTG GTGGAGAGTCTGGCTCAGCAGGCAACAGTGACAATGCCCCCTGCCCTACCAGCACCAGATGGAGGTGAGCCCAGCCTCCTTGAGCCTGGGGAATTGGAAGGTCTTTTCTTCCccgaggagaaggaagaggaggaggagaag GATGACAGTCCTCCACAGAAACGGCCTGAGCTCAGCCACGGTCTTCACCTGGTCCCCTTCATTCACA GTGCTGCTGAGGAAACGGAGCCGGAGCCCGAGCTGGCGGCTCCGGGAGAAGATGCGGAGCCGCAGGCGGGGCCGTCCGCGCGCGGCTCTCCGAGCCCTGCCACCCCCGGGCCCCCGGCCGGCCCGCTGCCCCGCATGGACCTGCCACCGGCGGGGCAGCCCCTGCGCCATCCGACCCGGGCCCGGCCGCGGCCGCGCCGCCAGCACCACCACCGCCCGCCGCCGGGGGGCCCCCAG GTACCCCCGGCCTTGCCGCAGGAAGGGAATGGGCTCAGTGCCCGCGTGGACGAGGGCGTGGAGGAATTCTTCTCCAAAAGGCTGATCCAGCAGGATCGCCT CTGGGCCCCCGAGGAGGACCCGGCCACTGAGGGGGGCGCCACTCCTGTCCCCCGTACACTCCGAAAGAAGCTGGGCACCCTCTTTGCCTTCAAGAAGCCTCGTTCAACGCGGGGTCCACGGCCTGATCTAGAGACCAGCCCTGGGGCAGCTCCCCGAACCCGAAAAACTACATTTGGCGACCTACTGCGGCCACCAACCCGTCCCAGCCGTGGTGAGGAGCCGGGTGGGGCTGAGGGGGACACCAGCAGCCCTGACCCTGCCCGCAGGAGCCGACCTCGCTACACAAGAGATAGCAAGGCCTACTCGATGATACTGCTGCCTGCCGAGGAGGAGGCAACGCTGGGTGCCAGACCCGACAAG CGGCGGCCCCTGGAGCGGGGAGAAACAGAGCTGGCTCCATCCTTTGAACAGCGGGTACAAGTAATGCTGCAGAGGATAGGCGTCAGCCGAGGCAGCGGGGGTGCTGAAGGCAAGAGGAAGCAA AGCAAAGACGGCGAGATCAAGAAAGCTGGCTCAGATG GTGACATTATGGATAGTTCCACGGAGGCCCCTCCCATCTCGATCAAGTCCCGCACCCACTCTGTGTCTGCTG ACCCCTCCTGCAGACCTGGCCCAGGGAGCCAGGGGCCCGAGTCTGCCACCTGGAAGACACTGGGGCAGCAGTTGAATGCGGAGCTCAGGAGCCGTGGTTGGGGCCAACAGGATGGTCCAGGCCCTCCCTCCCCTGGTCAAAGCCCAAGTCCCTGCAGAACCAGCCCCTCCCCAgacagcctgggcctcccagaggaCCCTTGCTTGGGCCCCAGGAATGAAG ATGgccagctgaggctgaggcctctcTCGGCAGGGCGGCGAGCAGTGTCTGTGCATGAGGACCAGCTCCAGGCCCCTGCTG AACGGCCCCTGCGGCTGCAGCGCTCCCCCGTCCTCAAACGCAGGCCAAAACTCGAGGCACCTCCATCCCCAAGCCTAG GATCTGGCCTTGGAACCGAGCCTCTGCCCCCACAGCCCACAGAGCTCTCCAGCCCTGAGCGGAGCCCACCCTCCCCAGCCACAGACCAAAGAGGCGGCGGCCCCAATCCCTga
- the ACD gene encoding adrenocortical dysplasia protein homolog isoform X3, with the protein MAGSGRLVLRPWIRELILGSETLSSPRAGQLLEVLQEAEAAAAGPSHAPDTSDVGATLLVSDGTHSVRCLVTREALDTSDWEEKEFGFRGTEGRLLLLQDCGVHVQVAEGGAPAEFYLQVDRFSLLPTEQPRLRVPGCNQDLDVQKKLYDCLEEHLSESTSSNAGLSLSQLLDEMREDQEHQGALVCLAESCLTLEGPCTAPPVTHWAASRCKATGEAVYTVPSSMLCISENDQLILSSLGPCQRTQGTPALPGHMSSEESGTSISLLPALSLAAPDPGQRSSSQPPPAICSARAPLTPRSPHASRTPSSPLQSCTPSLSPRSHVPSPHQTLVTRPQKPSLEFKEFVGLPCKNRPPFPRTGATEGAQEPCSVWEPPKRHRDGSAFQYEYEPPCTSLCARVQAARLPPQLMAWALHFLMDPQPESQPTPT; encoded by the exons ATGGCAGGTTCGGGGAGGCTGGTCCTACGGCCCTGGATTCGGGAGCTGATTCTGGGGTCAGAGACACTCTCCAGTCCACGAGCCGGGCAGCTGCTCGAG GTACTACAGGAGGCCGAGGCCGCGGCCGCGGGCCCATCTCACGCCCCTGATACGTCCGACGTCGGGGCCACGCTGCTTGTGTCTGACGGGACCCACAGTGTCCGATGCCTGGTGACGCGGGAGGCCCTGGACACTTCGGACTG GGAGGAGAAGGAGTTCGGCTTCCGCGGGACAGAGGgccggctgctgctgctgcaggacTGCGGGGTCCATGTCCAGGTCGCTGAGGGCGGCGCG CCCGCAGAGTTCTACCTCCAGGTGGACCGCTTCAGCCTGCTGCCCACGGAGCAGCCCCGGCTACGGGTGCCTGGTTG caACCAAGACTTGGATGTTCAGAAAAAGCTCTATGACTGCCTTGA GGAGCACCTTTCAGAGTCCACCTCGTCCAACGCAG GCCTATCACTGTCCCAGCTTCTGGATGAAATGCGGGAGGACCAGGAGCATCAGGGGGCACTCGTGTGCCTGGCTGAAAGCTGCCTGACACTGGAGGGCCCTTGTACAGCACCCCCCGTCACCCACTGGGCTGCCTCACGATGCAAGGCCACG GGAGAAGCTGTGTACACTGTCCCCAGCTCAATGCTGTGCATCTCTGAGAATGACCAGCTAATTCTGAGCTCTCTAGGCCCCTGTCAGAGGACACAGG GAACCCCGGCCTTACCCGGCCACATGTCATCTGAGGAAAGTGGTACCAGCATCAGCCTTCTGCCTGCCCTGTCCTTGGCTGCTCCAGACCCAGGGCAGAGGAGCAGCTCCCAGCCCCCACCAGCCATCTGCTCAGCCCGTGCCCCCCTGACCCCCAGGTCCCCACACGCCAGCCGTACCCCCAGCTCCCCACTCCAGAGCTGCACTCCCAGTCTCTCACCCCGTAGCCATGTCCCCAGTCCACACCAGACTCTTGTGACCAGGCCCCAGAAACCTAGCCTGGAGTTCAAGGAGTTTGTAGGGTTGCCCTGCAAGAATCGGCCGCCTTTTCCCAGGACCGGAGCTACCGAGGGAGCCCAGGAGCCCTGCTCTGTCTGG GAACCCCCAAAGAGGCATCGTGATGGTTCTGCCTTCCAGTATGAGTATGAGCCACCCTGCACGTCCCTCTGTGCTCGGGTCCAAGCTGCCAG GCTTCCTCCCCAGCTCATGGCCTGGGCCTTGCACTTTCTGATGGATCCACAGCCAGAGTCTCAGCCAACTCCGACGTGA
- the ACD gene encoding adrenocortical dysplasia protein homolog isoform X2, with translation MAGSGRLVLRPWIRELILGSETLSSPRAGQLLEVLQEAEAAAAGPSHAPDTSDVGATLLVSDGTHSVRCLVTREALDTSDWEEKEFGFRGTEGRLLLLQDCGVHVQVAEGGAPAEFYLQVDRFSLLPTEQPRLRVPGCNQDLDVQKKLYDCLEEHLSESTSSNAGLSLSQLLDEMREDQEHQGALVCLAESCLTLEGPCTAPPVTHWAASRCKATGEAVYTVPSSMLCISENDQLILSSLGPCQRTQGPELPPPDPALQDLSLTLIASPPSSPSSSGTPALPGHMSSEESGTSISLLPALSLAAPDPGQRSSSQPPPAICSARAPLTPRSPHASRTPSSPLQSCTPSLSPRSHVPSPHQTLVTRPQKPSLEFKEFVGLPCKNRPPFPRTGATEGAQEPCSVWEPPKRHRDGSAFQYEYEPPCTSLCARVQAARLPPQLMAWALHFLMDPQPESQPTPT, from the exons ATGGCAGGTTCGGGGAGGCTGGTCCTACGGCCCTGGATTCGGGAGCTGATTCTGGGGTCAGAGACACTCTCCAGTCCACGAGCCGGGCAGCTGCTCGAG GTACTACAGGAGGCCGAGGCCGCGGCCGCGGGCCCATCTCACGCCCCTGATACGTCCGACGTCGGGGCCACGCTGCTTGTGTCTGACGGGACCCACAGTGTCCGATGCCTGGTGACGCGGGAGGCCCTGGACACTTCGGACTG GGAGGAGAAGGAGTTCGGCTTCCGCGGGACAGAGGgccggctgctgctgctgcaggacTGCGGGGTCCATGTCCAGGTCGCTGAGGGCGGCGCG CCCGCAGAGTTCTACCTCCAGGTGGACCGCTTCAGCCTGCTGCCCACGGAGCAGCCCCGGCTACGGGTGCCTGGTTG caACCAAGACTTGGATGTTCAGAAAAAGCTCTATGACTGCCTTGA GGAGCACCTTTCAGAGTCCACCTCGTCCAACGCAG GCCTATCACTGTCCCAGCTTCTGGATGAAATGCGGGAGGACCAGGAGCATCAGGGGGCACTCGTGTGCCTGGCTGAAAGCTGCCTGACACTGGAGGGCCCTTGTACAGCACCCCCCGTCACCCACTGGGCTGCCTCACGATGCAAGGCCACG GGAGAAGCTGTGTACACTGTCCCCAGCTCAATGCTGTGCATCTCTGAGAATGACCAGCTAATTCTGAGCTCTCTAGGCCCCTGTCAGAGGACACAGG GCCCTGAGCTGCCCCCACCAGACCCGGCTCTGCAGGACCTATCTCTGACCCTCAtagcctctcctccttcctcacccAGTTCCTCAG GAACCCCGGCCTTACCCGGCCACATGTCATCTGAGGAAAGTGGTACCAGCATCAGCCTTCTGCCTGCCCTGTCCTTGGCTGCTCCAGACCCAGGGCAGAGGAGCAGCTCCCAGCCCCCACCAGCCATCTGCTCAGCCCGTGCCCCCCTGACCCCCAGGTCCCCACACGCCAGCCGTACCCCCAGCTCCCCACTCCAGAGCTGCACTCCCAGTCTCTCACCCCGTAGCCATGTCCCCAGTCCACACCAGACTCTTGTGACCAGGCCCCAGAAACCTAGCCTGGAGTTCAAGGAGTTTGTAGGGTTGCCCTGCAAGAATCGGCCGCCTTTTCCCAGGACCGGAGCTACCGAGGGAGCCCAGGAGCCCTGCTCTGTCTGG GAACCCCCAAAGAGGCATCGTGATGGTTCTGCCTTCCAGTATGAGTATGAGCCACCCTGCACGTCCCTCTGTGCTCGGGTCCAAGCTGCCAG GCTTCCTCCCCAGCTCATGGCCTGGGCCTTGCACTTTCTGATGGATCCACAGCCAGAGTCTCAGCCAACTCCGACGTGA
- the ACD gene encoding adrenocortical dysplasia protein homolog isoform X1 codes for MAGSGRLVLRPWIRELILGSETLSSPRAGQLLEVLQEAEAAAAGPSHAPDTSDVGATLLVSDGTHSVRCLVTREALDTSDWEEKEFGFRGTEGRLLLLQDCGVHVQVAEGGAPAEFYLQVDRFSLLPTEQPRLRVPGCNQDLDVQKKLYDCLEEHLSESTSSNAGLSLSQLLDEMREDQEHQGALVCLAESCLTLEGPCTAPPVTHWAASRCKATGEAVYTVPSSMLCISENDQLILSSLGPCQRTQGPELPPPDPALQDLSLTLIASPPSSPSSSGTPALPGHMSSEESGTSISLLPALSLAAPDPGQRSSSQPPPAICSARAPLTPRSPHASRTPSSPLQSCTPSLSPRSHVPSPHQTLVTRPQKPSLEFKEFVGLPCKNRPPFPRTGATEGAQEPCSVWEPPKRHRDGSAFQYEYEPPCTSLCARVQAASGFFPGFLPSSWPGPCTF; via the exons ATGGCAGGTTCGGGGAGGCTGGTCCTACGGCCCTGGATTCGGGAGCTGATTCTGGGGTCAGAGACACTCTCCAGTCCACGAGCCGGGCAGCTGCTCGAG GTACTACAGGAGGCCGAGGCCGCGGCCGCGGGCCCATCTCACGCCCCTGATACGTCCGACGTCGGGGCCACGCTGCTTGTGTCTGACGGGACCCACAGTGTCCGATGCCTGGTGACGCGGGAGGCCCTGGACACTTCGGACTG GGAGGAGAAGGAGTTCGGCTTCCGCGGGACAGAGGgccggctgctgctgctgcaggacTGCGGGGTCCATGTCCAGGTCGCTGAGGGCGGCGCG CCCGCAGAGTTCTACCTCCAGGTGGACCGCTTCAGCCTGCTGCCCACGGAGCAGCCCCGGCTACGGGTGCCTGGTTG caACCAAGACTTGGATGTTCAGAAAAAGCTCTATGACTGCCTTGA GGAGCACCTTTCAGAGTCCACCTCGTCCAACGCAG GCCTATCACTGTCCCAGCTTCTGGATGAAATGCGGGAGGACCAGGAGCATCAGGGGGCACTCGTGTGCCTGGCTGAAAGCTGCCTGACACTGGAGGGCCCTTGTACAGCACCCCCCGTCACCCACTGGGCTGCCTCACGATGCAAGGCCACG GGAGAAGCTGTGTACACTGTCCCCAGCTCAATGCTGTGCATCTCTGAGAATGACCAGCTAATTCTGAGCTCTCTAGGCCCCTGTCAGAGGACACAGG GCCCTGAGCTGCCCCCACCAGACCCGGCTCTGCAGGACCTATCTCTGACCCTCAtagcctctcctccttcctcacccAGTTCCTCAG GAACCCCGGCCTTACCCGGCCACATGTCATCTGAGGAAAGTGGTACCAGCATCAGCCTTCTGCCTGCCCTGTCCTTGGCTGCTCCAGACCCAGGGCAGAGGAGCAGCTCCCAGCCCCCACCAGCCATCTGCTCAGCCCGTGCCCCCCTGACCCCCAGGTCCCCACACGCCAGCCGTACCCCCAGCTCCCCACTCCAGAGCTGCACTCCCAGTCTCTCACCCCGTAGCCATGTCCCCAGTCCACACCAGACTCTTGTGACCAGGCCCCAGAAACCTAGCCTGGAGTTCAAGGAGTTTGTAGGGTTGCCCTGCAAGAATCGGCCGCCTTTTCCCAGGACCGGAGCTACCGAGGGAGCCCAGGAGCCCTGCTCTGTCTGG GAACCCCCAAAGAGGCATCGTGATGGTTCTGCCTTCCAGTATGAGTATGAGCCACCCTGCACGTCCCTCTGTGCTCGGGTCCAAGCTGCCAG TGGTTTCTTTCCAGGCTTCCTCCCCAGCTCATGGCCTGGGCCTTGCACTTTCTGA